In Fimbriiglobus ruber, a single genomic region encodes these proteins:
- the pth gene encoding aminoacyl-tRNA hydrolase yields MKVIVGLGNPGPKYAGTRHNVGFDVVDYLAAAPGCGPFRAKFQAQIAELKEGNEQVLLVKPETFMNLSGRAVRQVVDFYKLATADLLVISDDFNLPLGKLRVRSKGSHGGQNGLRNIQEQLGTDEYPRLRIGVGQPGPNEAVDFVLSRFKPGERSAVEDTVAKAAGVALLWVRAGIEVSMNKANGPEPDAKPKAPKKDGEGRDQATDAEKRRKKKDEKTPDTTGSDGPKAS; encoded by the coding sequence ATGAAGGTCATCGTCGGCCTCGGCAACCCGGGACCGAAGTACGCCGGCACCCGGCACAACGTCGGGTTCGACGTGGTCGACTACCTCGCCGCGGCCCCCGGGTGCGGACCGTTCCGGGCCAAGTTTCAGGCCCAGATCGCGGAACTGAAAGAGGGTAACGAGCAGGTGTTGCTCGTAAAACCCGAGACGTTCATGAACCTGAGCGGCCGGGCGGTCCGGCAAGTCGTCGACTTCTACAAGTTGGCGACGGCCGACCTGCTGGTCATTAGCGACGACTTCAACCTCCCGCTGGGTAAGCTCCGGGTTCGCTCGAAGGGCAGCCACGGCGGACAGAACGGGCTGCGGAACATTCAGGAGCAGCTGGGGACGGACGAATACCCCCGCCTGCGAATTGGAGTCGGGCAGCCCGGGCCGAATGAGGCGGTCGACTTTGTGCTTTCGCGGTTCAAGCCCGGAGAACGATCGGCTGTCGAAGATACGGTCGCCAAGGCCGCAGGGGTTGCCCTCCTGTGGGTGCGAGCCGGGATCGAAGTCAGTATGAACAAGGCCAACGGCCCCGAACCGGACGCCAAGCCGAAGGCTCCGAAGAAAGACGGCGAAGGTCGGGACCAGGCCACGGACGCCGAGAAGCGGCGGAAGAAGAAAGACGAAAAAACGCCCGACACGACGGGGTCCGATGGCCCGAAGGCGTCGTAA
- a CDS encoding 50S ribosomal protein L25, translating to MAAATKSSDKKVATLTAQARDGKKGSRASAKLRKQGLIPAIVYGHKEPVAHVSVNAEELDRAIRVQHARMFSLTLGGKTDTVLIKELQWDHLGKEMIHVDFERRSLTEIVKVVVPVELRNAPKATGGGVLDQPLHHLHVECEFAQIPDAIRIDLTNLTLGHPIHVKELTLPEGVKVLEGPEAIVVQLKLPGAEAVVAEASPAEPEVLTAKKPKEGEAEEK from the coding sequence ATGGCAGCCGCCACCAAGTCGTCGGATAAGAAGGTCGCCACCCTCACCGCCCAGGCCCGCGACGGCAAGAAGGGCTCCCGGGCCTCGGCCAAGCTCCGCAAGCAGGGGCTCATCCCGGCCATCGTGTACGGACACAAGGAACCGGTCGCCCACGTCTCGGTCAACGCCGAAGAACTCGACCGCGCGATCCGCGTCCAGCACGCCCGGATGTTTTCCCTGACGCTCGGCGGCAAGACCGACACCGTGCTGATCAAGGAACTCCAGTGGGATCACCTCGGTAAAGAGATGATCCACGTCGACTTCGAGCGGCGGTCGCTGACCGAAATCGTCAAGGTCGTGGTCCCGGTCGAACTCCGGAACGCCCCCAAGGCGACCGGCGGCGGGGTGCTCGACCAACCGCTCCACCATCTCCACGTCGAATGCGAGTTCGCCCAGATCCCGGACGCCATCCGCATCGACCTGACCAACCTGACCCTCGGCCACCCGATCCACGTCAAGGAACTCACCCTGCCCGAAGGCGTGAAGGTGCTGGAAGGGCCCGAAGCCATCGTCGTCCAACTCAAGCTGCCCGGCGCCGAAGCGGTCGTGGCGGAAGCCAGCCCGGCCGAACCGGAAGTCCTCACCGCCAAGAAGCCGAAGGAAGGGGAAGCCGAGGAGAAGTGA